Proteins from one Microbacterium proteolyticum genomic window:
- a CDS encoding universal stress protein produces the protein MTAPVVVGYTATDTGADALALGIRLARAIGASLEVALVLPDDARSVITPPDAAYARLVAEQAERWLGEAAATIRDAVPHREHVRHADSFAEGLVGFADEIGAGYIVVGAANGGLRGRHRLGTVASELLHSSDVPVVLAPEGSRRVDPAIGISRVTAAIGSRPGADVLREESIALSAAASVPLRLLSLVTVDLPPGLETGAIRIAGARHAEEVLSQARVELPTDVAAEVVVADGDSIEEAVRDLPWDPAELVMVGSSRLAQPRRLFLGSTAAKMLHELPVPLVVVPRSRADVSASEGPRP, from the coding sequence ATGACCGCCCCGGTGGTCGTGGGGTACACCGCGACCGACACCGGCGCCGACGCGCTCGCGCTCGGCATCCGGTTGGCCCGGGCGATCGGGGCGTCGCTCGAGGTCGCCCTCGTCCTCCCCGACGACGCGCGCAGCGTGATCACGCCCCCGGATGCCGCGTACGCGCGGCTCGTGGCCGAGCAGGCCGAGCGCTGGCTCGGCGAGGCGGCCGCAACGATCCGGGATGCCGTGCCCCACCGCGAGCACGTCCGGCACGCCGATTCCTTCGCCGAAGGCCTGGTGGGCTTCGCCGACGAGATCGGAGCCGGCTACATCGTGGTCGGCGCGGCCAACGGGGGCCTCCGCGGGCGGCACCGGCTCGGGACGGTCGCGTCCGAGCTGCTGCACTCGTCCGACGTGCCCGTGGTGCTGGCGCCCGAGGGCTCGCGGCGCGTCGACCCCGCGATCGGCATCAGCCGGGTCACGGCCGCGATCGGCAGCCGCCCCGGCGCCGACGTGCTGCGCGAGGAGAGCATCGCGCTGTCGGCCGCGGCATCCGTGCCCCTGCGCCTGCTGTCGCTCGTGACCGTCGACCTGCCGCCCGGTCTCGAGACCGGAGCGATCCGCATCGCCGGTGCCCGGCACGCCGAAGAGGTGCTGTCGCAGGCCCGGGTCGAGCTGCCCACCGACGTCGCCGCCGAGGTGGTGGTCGCCGACGGCGACAGCATCGAGGAGGCCGTGCGCGACCTCCCCTGGGATCCCGCCGAGCTCGTCATGGTCGGCAGCAGCCGCCTCGCGCAGCCCCGCCGCCTGTTCCTCGGTTCGACCGCGGCGAAGATGCTGCACGAACTCCCCGTCCCCCTCGTCGTCGTGCCACGCAGTCGTGCCGACGTCTCCGCTTCGGAAGGACCGCGGCCATGA
- a CDS encoding flavin monoamine oxidase family protein, with the protein MDEITRDVVVIGAGAAGLTAANDLRKAGLSVVVLEARDRVGGRLWTDVVEGAMLELGGQWVSPDQQALIDTVADLGLSTYSRYREGDSVYVGPDGEAKRFTGEMFPVAPETERAIDEITARLDAMVAEIDPDKPWEHPNAAEWDTISWDAWLRAQTDDDEAVRNLAFATGSAMLTKPTHTFSLLQSLLMAASAGSYSHLVDADFILDKRVVGGLQQVPELLAERLGDDVLLNQPVRRIVWGPESAAADRPADAVTGRRVDDLRALTARVEAAKSSTGVTVTTDDVTVRARFAILALAPVLYPRISFDPPLPRLQHQMHQHISMGFVIKVHAVYDRPFWREQGLSGTAFSPYELSHEAYDNTNHGDERGTLVGFVSDQNADDLFRVSAEERKERILESLSHYYGPEAKNPVVYYESDWGSEEWTRGAYAASFDLGGLQRYGADLREPVGPLHLACSDMAGAGYQHVDGAIRQGHRAADEILERARG; encoded by the coding sequence ATGGACGAGATCACGCGTGACGTCGTCGTCATCGGAGCGGGGGCCGCAGGCCTGACCGCCGCGAACGACCTGCGCAAAGCCGGCCTGTCGGTCGTCGTGCTCGAAGCGCGCGACCGCGTCGGCGGACGACTGTGGACCGACGTCGTCGAGGGAGCCATGCTCGAGCTCGGCGGCCAGTGGGTCTCGCCCGACCAGCAGGCGCTCATCGACACCGTCGCCGACCTCGGCCTGTCGACCTACAGCCGCTACCGCGAGGGCGACAGCGTCTACGTCGGTCCCGACGGCGAGGCGAAGCGCTTCACGGGGGAGATGTTCCCGGTCGCGCCGGAGACCGAGCGGGCCATCGACGAGATCACGGCGCGACTGGATGCCATGGTCGCCGAGATCGACCCCGACAAGCCGTGGGAGCACCCGAACGCCGCGGAGTGGGACACGATCTCGTGGGACGCGTGGCTGCGCGCGCAGACCGATGACGACGAGGCGGTGCGAAACCTCGCCTTCGCCACGGGCTCCGCGATGCTCACCAAGCCGACGCACACGTTCTCGCTGCTGCAGTCGCTGCTCATGGCGGCCTCCGCCGGCTCCTACTCGCACCTCGTCGACGCCGACTTCATCCTCGACAAGCGCGTGGTCGGCGGCCTGCAGCAGGTTCCGGAGCTCCTCGCCGAGCGTCTGGGCGACGACGTGCTCCTGAACCAGCCGGTGCGCCGCATCGTCTGGGGTCCGGAATCCGCCGCCGCGGACCGCCCCGCGGATGCGGTGACCGGACGCCGCGTCGACGACCTGCGCGCGCTGACCGCCCGCGTCGAGGCCGCGAAGTCCTCGACGGGGGTCACCGTGACCACCGACGACGTGACCGTGCGCGCCCGCTTCGCGATCCTCGCGCTCGCCCCCGTGCTGTACCCCCGCATCTCGTTCGACCCGCCGCTGCCGCGCCTCCAGCACCAGATGCACCAGCACATCTCGATGGGCTTCGTCATCAAGGTGCACGCCGTCTACGACCGCCCGTTCTGGCGCGAGCAGGGCCTGTCGGGCACCGCGTTCAGCCCGTACGAGCTCTCGCACGAGGCGTACGACAACACCAACCACGGCGACGAGCGGGGCACGCTGGTCGGGTTCGTCTCGGACCAGAACGCCGACGACCTCTTCCGCGTGAGCGCCGAGGAGCGCAAGGAGCGCATCCTCGAATCGCTCTCGCACTACTACGGGCCCGAGGCGAAGAACCCCGTCGTCTACTACGAGAGCGACTGGGGCAGCGAGGAGTGGACGCGCGGCGCCTACGCCGCGAGCTTCGACCTCGGCGGTCTGCAGCGCTACGGCGCCGACCTGCGCGAGCCCGTCGGCCCCCTCCACCTCGCGTGCAGCGACATGGCGGGTGCCGGCTACCAGCACGTCGACGGCGCGATCCGCCAGGGTCACCGGGCCGCCGACGAGATCCTCGAACGGGCCCGCGGATGA
- the gabT gene encoding 4-aminobutyrate--2-oxoglutarate transaminase produces MTAPHTVTAPPVGGPSLPQERRLVTSIPGPRSQELLDRKAAAVSAGVGHTAPIHAVAAGGGVIVDADGNSLIDLGSGIAVTSVGNSHPAIVAAVQEQVAAFTHTCFMVSPYDSYVSVAEALNRLTPGDHAKKSALFNSGAEAVENAIKIARKHTGRQAVVAFDHAYHGRTNLTMALTAKNMPYKSGFGPFAAEVYRAPLSYPYRDGLSGAEAAAKAISLIEKQVGAENLAAVIIEPIQGEGGFIVPAEGFLPALVDWCRANGVVFIADEVQSGFARTGAMFASDLFGIVPDLVTTAKGIAGGLPLAAVTGRAEMMDATHTGGLGGTYGGNPIACAAALAAIDAFENDGLVERAREIGEVLISRLTALQQSDPRIGDVRGHGAMIAAEFVDPATGAPDAALTSAVAKAAIAEGVIVLTCGTYGNVIRFLPPLSIGDDLLNEGLDVVAGALARH; encoded by the coding sequence ATGACCGCACCGCACACCGTCACCGCACCCCCCGTCGGCGGCCCCTCCCTCCCGCAGGAGCGCCGCCTGGTCACCAGCATCCCGGGCCCCCGCTCGCAGGAGCTCCTCGACCGCAAGGCCGCCGCCGTCTCCGCCGGTGTCGGTCACACGGCCCCCATTCACGCCGTCGCGGCCGGTGGGGGAGTCATCGTCGACGCCGACGGCAACTCGCTCATCGACCTCGGCTCCGGGATCGCCGTGACCAGCGTCGGCAACTCCCACCCGGCGATCGTCGCCGCCGTGCAGGAGCAGGTCGCCGCCTTCACCCACACGTGCTTCATGGTGTCGCCCTACGACTCGTATGTCTCGGTGGCCGAGGCACTGAACCGCCTCACCCCCGGCGACCACGCGAAGAAGAGCGCGCTGTTCAATTCCGGCGCGGAAGCGGTCGAGAACGCGATCAAGATCGCCCGCAAGCACACCGGGCGTCAGGCCGTCGTCGCCTTCGACCACGCCTACCACGGCCGCACCAACCTCACGATGGCGCTGACGGCGAAGAACATGCCGTACAAGAGCGGCTTCGGCCCGTTCGCCGCCGAGGTGTACCGCGCCCCGCTGTCGTACCCCTACCGTGACGGTCTGTCGGGTGCCGAGGCGGCCGCGAAGGCCATCTCGCTCATCGAGAAGCAGGTCGGCGCCGAGAACCTCGCCGCCGTCATCATCGAGCCGATCCAGGGCGAGGGCGGCTTCATCGTCCCCGCCGAAGGCTTCCTCCCCGCTCTCGTGGACTGGTGCCGCGCGAACGGCGTGGTCTTTATCGCCGACGAGGTGCAGTCCGGCTTCGCGCGTACGGGTGCGATGTTCGCCTCCGACCTCTTCGGGATCGTCCCCGACCTGGTGACCACCGCGAAGGGCATCGCCGGCGGTCTTCCGCTGGCCGCCGTGACCGGTCGCGCCGAGATGATGGATGCCACGCACACCGGTGGACTCGGCGGCACCTACGGCGGCAACCCCATCGCGTGCGCCGCGGCGCTCGCCGCGATCGACGCGTTCGAGAACGACGGCCTCGTCGAGCGGGCCCGCGAGATCGGCGAGGTCCTGATCTCGCGCCTCACGGCGCTGCAGCAGAGCGACCCGCGCATCGGCGACGTCCGCGGACACGGCGCGATGATCGCGGCCGAGTTCGTCGACCCCGCCACCGGCGCCCCGGACGCCGCCCTCACCTCGGCCGTGGCGAAGGCCGCGATCGCCGAGGGCGTGATCGTGCTCACGTGCGGCACCTACGGCAACGTCATCCGGTTCCTCCCGCCCCTGTCCATCGGCGACGACCTGCTCAACGAGGGTCTCGACGTCGTGGCCGGAGCGCTCGCGCGCCACTGA
- a CDS encoding PucR family transcriptional regulator gives MLYILVTPLYNSYSGSRESPMDATDTSTLGALLRRPDLHLRLENGEPAALERPVRWVHSSDLADPTPFLSDGQVLLTTGTQFQGPDATSAADYVQRLTVRGVAGLGFGTEVVRDGIPPELAAACREAGLPLFEVPYRTPFIAVARANAEAIAAEAFARRTWALSAQRSIALAALRPDGLGATLAELARQLGTWVGLYDAAGELMREHPGGDLDADTSAALNGEVAAVLRRGARAASSLRIQGRPFTLQTLGRGGHLRGLIAIAAGELDQEGRGVVTAVIAMAGLAFEQHQGLGRARGALRAGLVQSLLTDDPTLARRIARDAWGPLPAAPIVVGLTDATAARNSGLAELLELRADERRGAVFFGRADDGVVIVVPADERHAIDEAADRFGARIGVSDPTGYDRFAAAVEQARVARDRGRDAVTTFREVAASGVLSALGPDAPSLAAAELAPLTAHDAAEGSRLVETLRAWLDHDCSHEITAQALGVHRHTVRTRLALAERLLDRDLSSFATRAELWAALRVQPA, from the coding sequence GTGCTGTACATTCTGGTTACCCCGCTGTACAACTCGTACAGCGGATCCCGCGAGAGCCCCATGGACGCCACCGACACCTCCACCCTCGGCGCACTGCTGCGCCGCCCCGACCTGCACCTCCGCCTGGAGAACGGCGAGCCCGCGGCGCTCGAGCGTCCCGTGCGGTGGGTGCACAGCAGCGACCTCGCCGACCCGACGCCGTTCCTCTCCGACGGACAGGTCCTGTTGACCACGGGGACCCAGTTCCAGGGCCCGGATGCCACCTCCGCCGCCGACTACGTGCAACGCCTGACGGTGAGAGGGGTCGCGGGCCTGGGGTTCGGCACGGAGGTCGTGCGCGACGGCATCCCTCCCGAGCTCGCCGCCGCGTGCCGCGAGGCCGGGCTGCCGCTGTTCGAGGTGCCGTACCGCACGCCGTTCATCGCGGTCGCGCGCGCCAACGCCGAGGCCATCGCCGCGGAAGCGTTCGCGAGACGGACGTGGGCGCTCTCCGCGCAACGGTCGATCGCGCTGGCGGCGCTGCGTCCCGACGGACTGGGCGCGACCCTCGCCGAACTGGCGCGGCAGCTCGGCACGTGGGTCGGTCTGTACGATGCTGCCGGCGAGCTCATGCGCGAGCATCCCGGCGGAGACCTGGATGCCGACACGTCGGCCGCTCTGAACGGCGAGGTCGCCGCGGTGCTCCGGCGCGGCGCCCGCGCGGCATCCTCCCTGCGCATCCAGGGGCGCCCGTTCACGCTGCAGACCCTCGGGCGCGGGGGGCACCTGCGCGGTCTCATCGCGATCGCGGCCGGGGAGCTCGACCAGGAGGGCCGCGGTGTCGTCACCGCCGTCATCGCGATGGCCGGGCTCGCCTTCGAGCAGCACCAGGGCCTCGGCCGCGCCCGCGGCGCTCTCCGCGCGGGCCTCGTGCAGTCGCTGCTCACCGACGATCCGACCTTGGCCCGTCGCATCGCGCGCGACGCGTGGGGACCACTGCCGGCCGCCCCCATCGTCGTCGGGCTCACCGACGCGACCGCCGCCCGCAACAGCGGGCTGGCCGAACTCCTGGAGCTGCGCGCAGATGAGCGTCGCGGCGCGGTGTTCTTCGGCCGCGCGGACGACGGCGTCGTGATCGTCGTCCCCGCCGACGAGCGGCACGCGATCGACGAGGCGGCCGACCGGTTCGGGGCGCGGATCGGCGTGTCCGACCCCACCGGCTACGACCGCTTCGCCGCGGCCGTCGAACAGGCACGGGTCGCACGCGATCGCGGGCGCGACGCCGTCACCACGTTCCGCGAGGTGGCGGCATCCGGGGTGTTGTCCGCTCTCGGCCCCGATGCGCCGAGCCTGGCCGCCGCCGAGCTGGCGCCGCTGACCGCGCACGACGCCGCCGAGGGGTCGCGACTCGTCGAGACCTTGCGCGCCTGGCTCGACCACGACTGCTCGCACGAGATCACGGCGCAGGCCCTCGGCGTCCACCGGCACACCGTCCGCACGCGCCTGGCCCTGGCCGAGCGACTGCTCGACCGGGACCTCTCGTCGTTCGCGACGCGTGCCGAGCTGTGGGCGGCCCTGCGGGTGCAGCCCGCCTGA
- a CDS encoding LacI family DNA-binding transcriptional regulator, giving the protein MSEADAARRPTVYDVAQEARVSIASVSFAFRRPDKLSDATRERVLEAARRLGYAPSAAARGLAHGRTGTLGLHAFDLLLERADPLTQTPSFTDLAMPRLDADGVIPWAQTDDDVLSDPRAFPLYVDEVQRGFELECWALGRPVMLSSGAGTDVSVADTAGRVDGLAIFPSPQTAPALARYAPTIPIVLFSAAPGDDHHHRVRVDNAGGMRALADHLVREHGIRDIAFVGRPEASDTAERLIGLQDGLADLGLLLRPQVVDATVRGEDDLVPQLRALIAGGRMPQALVCATDQHAFAVLDTLAAEGLRVPEDVVVTGFDGTLAARLSSPPLTTVRQPMEAMGRAAARILAGVAGPADRPFDVVFEPRLVVRRSCGCPG; this is encoded by the coding sequence ATGAGCGAAGCGGACGCGGCACGTCGACCGACCGTCTACGACGTGGCCCAGGAGGCCCGGGTGTCGATCGCGTCGGTGTCGTTCGCGTTCCGCCGCCCCGACAAGCTCAGCGACGCGACGCGCGAGCGCGTGCTCGAGGCTGCACGGCGACTGGGCTACGCGCCCAGCGCCGCAGCCCGCGGCCTCGCGCACGGCCGCACGGGCACGCTCGGCCTGCACGCGTTCGACCTGCTGCTGGAGCGGGCGGATCCGCTCACGCAGACCCCCTCGTTCACGGACCTCGCGATGCCCCGGCTCGATGCCGACGGCGTCATCCCGTGGGCGCAGACCGACGACGACGTCCTGTCGGATCCGCGCGCGTTCCCGCTCTACGTCGACGAGGTGCAGCGCGGATTCGAGCTGGAGTGCTGGGCGCTCGGGCGCCCCGTGATGCTCAGCAGCGGCGCCGGGACCGACGTCTCCGTCGCCGACACCGCGGGCCGCGTCGACGGGTTGGCGATCTTCCCGTCGCCGCAGACCGCCCCGGCCCTGGCCCGGTACGCCCCGACGATCCCGATCGTGCTGTTCAGCGCCGCCCCGGGGGACGATCACCACCACCGCGTGCGCGTCGACAACGCCGGGGGGATGCGTGCCCTCGCCGATCATCTCGTCCGGGAGCACGGCATCCGCGACATCGCCTTCGTCGGACGCCCCGAGGCCTCCGACACGGCCGAGCGACTGATCGGGCTGCAGGACGGCCTCGCCGACCTCGGCCTCCTGCTGCGCCCGCAGGTGGTGGATGCCACCGTCCGCGGTGAGGACGACCTCGTTCCGCAGCTGCGCGCGCTCATCGCCGGCGGGCGGATGCCGCAGGCCCTCGTGTGCGCGACCGACCAGCACGCGTTCGCCGTGTTGGACACGCTCGCCGCCGAGGGACTCCGGGTTCCCGAGGACGTCGTGGTGACCGGCTTCGACGGCACGCTGGCGGCACGCCTCAGCTCCCCGCCGTTGACCACCGTCCGGCAGCCGATGGAGGCGATGGGCCGCGCGGCTGCGCGCATCCTCGCCGGGGTCGCCGGCCCCGCCGACCGCCCCTTCGACGTGGTGTTCGAGCCTCGGCTCGTGGTGCGCCGCAGCTGCGGCTGTCCCGGCTGA
- a CDS encoding glycoside hydrolase family 3 protein, whose product MTSPRFLTAPDGTRFRDLNGNGVMDPYEDPRRSTEERTEDLLGRLSLEEKCGLMFQTVIEVGQDGELLEAPGRISKSPTTAVVVGKNMTHYNVHAIRTARQAATWNNALQALAETTPHGIPVTISTDPRHAFVENTGVGFAAGPFSQWPEGLGLAALDDVETVREFADVARREYVAVGIRAALHPQIDLATEPRWGRQAQTLGQDAARVAEFTAAYLRGFQGEELGPDSVACTTKHFPGGGPQQGGEDAHFPYGREQVYPGGMFDYHLEPFREAIRRGTAGMMPYYGMPVGLEVDGQPIEEVGFGYNRQIITGLLREELGYDGVVVTDWELVNDNHVGDQVLPARAWGVEELTASERMEKILDAGADQFGGEECVEMLVDLVRAGRVSEERIDRSARRLLRVKFALGLFDDPYVDVDAAERIVGNAEFRELGERAQARSLTVLVNEGDVLPLRPTGAVYVEGFRADDVAELGRVVSDPAEADLALVRIGAPFDPRDDLFLEAWFHQGSLEFAPGLVYRLQQIAASCPLVLVVNLDRPAILTPFVGHAAAIVADYGSSARAVLDALTGRVAPQGRLPIEIPRSMDAVRASREDVPSDTGDPVFPVHFGLELAGVEDSAEPMRGYAHR is encoded by the coding sequence ATGACCTCCCCCCGATTCCTCACCGCGCCCGACGGCACCCGTTTCCGCGACCTCAACGGCAACGGCGTGATGGACCCGTACGAAGACCCGCGCCGCAGCACCGAGGAGCGCACCGAGGATCTGCTCGGGCGGCTCAGCCTCGAGGAGAAGTGCGGCCTGATGTTCCAGACGGTCATCGAGGTGGGCCAGGACGGCGAGCTGCTCGAGGCCCCCGGCCGGATCTCGAAGTCGCCGACGACCGCCGTCGTCGTCGGCAAGAACATGACGCACTACAACGTGCACGCGATCCGCACGGCCCGGCAGGCGGCGACCTGGAACAACGCGCTCCAGGCGCTGGCCGAGACGACGCCGCACGGCATCCCCGTCACGATCAGCACCGATCCGCGCCACGCGTTCGTGGAGAACACCGGCGTGGGGTTCGCGGCGGGCCCGTTCTCGCAGTGGCCCGAGGGTCTCGGGCTCGCGGCCCTCGACGACGTCGAGACCGTGCGCGAGTTCGCCGACGTCGCGCGGCGCGAGTACGTCGCCGTCGGCATCCGCGCCGCCCTGCACCCGCAGATCGACCTCGCCACCGAGCCGCGGTGGGGCCGTCAGGCGCAGACCCTCGGACAGGATGCCGCGCGCGTCGCGGAGTTCACCGCCGCGTACCTCCGCGGGTTCCAGGGCGAGGAGCTCGGGCCCGACAGCGTCGCGTGCACGACGAAGCACTTCCCGGGCGGCGGGCCGCAGCAGGGCGGCGAGGACGCGCACTTCCCGTACGGTCGCGAGCAGGTCTACCCCGGCGGGATGTTCGACTACCACCTCGAGCCCTTCCGGGAGGCGATCCGGCGCGGCACCGCGGGGATGATGCCGTACTACGGCATGCCGGTCGGTCTCGAGGTCGACGGTCAGCCGATCGAAGAGGTCGGCTTCGGCTACAACCGCCAGATCATCACGGGTCTGCTGCGCGAGGAGCTCGGCTACGACGGGGTCGTCGTGACCGACTGGGAGCTGGTCAACGACAACCACGTCGGCGATCAGGTGCTCCCCGCCCGCGCGTGGGGCGTGGAGGAGCTCACGGCGAGCGAGCGCATGGAGAAGATCCTGGATGCCGGCGCCGACCAGTTCGGCGGCGAGGAATGCGTCGAGATGCTCGTGGACCTCGTCCGGGCAGGCCGCGTGTCCGAGGAGCGCATCGACCGGTCCGCGCGGCGTCTCCTGCGGGTGAAGTTCGCCCTGGGCCTGTTCGACGACCCGTACGTCGACGTCGACGCGGCCGAGCGGATCGTCGGCAACGCCGAGTTCCGTGAGCTGGGGGAGCGGGCCCAGGCGCGCTCGCTCACGGTGCTGGTGAACGAGGGCGACGTGCTGCCGCTGCGTCCCACCGGCGCCGTGTACGTCGAGGGCTTCCGCGCCGACGACGTCGCGGAACTCGGGCGCGTGGTGTCCGACCCCGCCGAGGCCGATCTCGCGCTCGTCCGCATCGGCGCGCCCTTCGATCCGCGCGACGACCTGTTCCTCGAGGCGTGGTTCCACCAGGGCTCCCTCGAGTTCGCGCCGGGCCTCGTGTACCGGCTGCAGCAGATCGCGGCATCCTGCCCGCTCGTGCTCGTGGTGAACCTCGACCGCCCGGCGATCCTCACCCCGTTCGTCGGACACGCGGCGGCGATCGTGGCGGACTACGGCAGTTCGGCGCGCGCGGTCCTCGACGCCCTGACCGGGCGCGTCGCGCCGCAGGGGCGCCTGCCGATCGAGATCCCCCGGTCGATGGATGCCGTCCGCGCGTCGCGCGAGGATGTACCGTCGGACACCGGTGACCCCGTCTTCCCCGTGCACTTCGGGCTGGAGCTCGCGGGGGTGGAGGACTCGGCGGAGCCGATGAGGGGGTACGCGCACCGATGA
- a CDS encoding carbohydrate ABC transporter permease yields the protein MTITAPAAPVAAAETPPAPRRRRRVENRMTPGRALTLTVLVVGLLVWMLPFAWMLLGSVKTQREILQRPPTWWPEQFTWENFAAWFGQLNFGQFFGNSLFVALVTVVGNLVFCSMVGYALAKMDFPGKKALFVVVMVTLMVPGVVTFVPLFVMVSSLGLVDTYAALILPFVTTPLGVFLMRQFMLGIPDPLLEAARIDGAGELRIFARIVMPLCGPPLATLGILTFLASWNNFLWPLVAAQTEGKYTLPVALSLYSTGQNATDYGLLLAGSVLVIAPIILLFVFLQRYFIQGIASTGLK from the coding sequence ATGACGATCACCGCCCCCGCGGCCCCCGTAGCCGCCGCCGAGACGCCGCCCGCTCCGCGCCGGCGCCGTCGTGTCGAGAACCGGATGACCCCGGGCCGCGCCCTCACCCTCACCGTGCTCGTCGTCGGGCTGCTGGTGTGGATGCTGCCCTTCGCCTGGATGCTGCTGGGCTCGGTGAAGACCCAGCGCGAGATCCTGCAGCGGCCGCCGACGTGGTGGCCCGAGCAGTTCACGTGGGAGAACTTCGCCGCGTGGTTCGGGCAGCTGAACTTCGGCCAGTTCTTCGGCAACAGCCTGTTCGTGGCCCTGGTCACCGTGGTCGGCAACCTCGTGTTCTGCTCGATGGTGGGGTACGCGCTGGCGAAGATGGACTTCCCCGGCAAGAAGGCCCTGTTCGTCGTGGTGATGGTGACGCTCATGGTCCCCGGTGTGGTCACTTTCGTGCCCCTGTTCGTGATGGTGTCCTCGCTCGGTCTCGTCGACACCTACGCGGCGCTGATCCTGCCGTTCGTCACGACGCCGCTGGGCGTGTTCCTCATGCGGCAGTTCATGCTCGGCATCCCCGATCCGCTGCTCGAGGCCGCGCGCATCGACGGGGCGGGGGAGCTGCGGATCTTCGCCCGCATCGTGATGCCCCTGTGCGGGCCGCCGCTGGCGACCCTCGGCATCCTGACGTTCCTGGCGTCGTGGAACAACTTCCTGTGGCCGCTGGTGGCGGCGCAGACCGAGGGGAAGTACACCCTCCCCGTCGCGCTGTCGCTGTACTCCACCGGACAGAACGCCACCGATTACGGTCTGCTGCTCGCGGGTTCGGTGCTGGTGATCGCGCCGATCATCCTGCTGTTCGTCTTCCTGCAGCGCTACTTCATCCAGGGCATCGCCTCGACCGGCTTGAAGTGA
- a CDS encoding carbohydrate ABC transporter permease, with amino-acid sequence MTHAVVGATGRVPAPGRARAGGASSRRRRQGWVAWGFALPFVAVFAVFMVVPIVGSFAMSFTDFRSRDIRSPFAVNFVGLDQYLAVLGDPVFLTSLGVTATFVIVGIPVTMAVALALALALNSSGGRIVSVLRVGFYAPVVTSIVAVAVVWRYILQPEGLLNSALAIIGIQGPDWLNDTRTALPSLIAMAVWRNVGTLMVIFLAGLQAIPTDVKEAALMDGASSWRRLTSVTLPLLRPTLLLGAVLISVGFLQFFEEAFVMTQGGPLNSTLSVAYYTFKQFGFGQYGTASAASYLLFLAIALLSLLQFRLLRSKD; translated from the coding sequence ATGACGCACGCAGTCGTGGGCGCGACCGGACGGGTTCCGGCCCCCGGTCGCGCCCGCGCCGGCGGGGCATCGAGCCGCCGTCGGCGCCAGGGATGGGTCGCCTGGGGTTTCGCCCTGCCGTTCGTCGCGGTCTTCGCGGTGTTCATGGTCGTGCCGATCGTGGGCTCCTTCGCGATGTCGTTCACCGACTTCCGGTCGCGCGACATCCGCTCCCCGTTCGCGGTGAACTTCGTCGGGCTCGACCAGTACCTCGCGGTGCTGGGCGATCCGGTGTTCCTCACCTCGCTGGGCGTGACCGCGACGTTCGTGATCGTCGGCATCCCGGTGACCATGGCCGTCGCCCTCGCGCTCGCGCTGGCGCTGAACTCCAGCGGCGGACGCATCGTGTCGGTCCTGCGCGTGGGCTTCTACGCCCCCGTCGTGACGAGCATCGTCGCGGTGGCGGTCGTGTGGCGCTACATCCTGCAGCCCGAGGGGCTGTTGAACTCGGCGCTCGCGATCATCGGCATCCAGGGTCCCGATTGGCTCAATGACACCCGCACCGCGCTTCCGTCGCTCATCGCGATGGCGGTGTGGCGCAACGTCGGAACGCTCATGGTGATCTTCCTCGCGGGGCTCCAGGCGATCCCCACCGACGTCAAGGAGGCCGCCCTCATGGACGGCGCGTCGTCGTGGCGGCGTCTGACCTCGGTCACCCTCCCGCTGCTGCGTCCGACGCTGCTGCTGGGGGCCGTGCTCATCTCGGTCGGGTTCCTGCAGTTCTTCGAGGAGGCCTTCGTCATGACTCAGGGCGGCCCGCTCAATTCCACCCTCTCGGTGGCCTATTACACGTTCAAGCAGTTCGGCTTCGGGCAGTACGGCACGGCATCCGCCGCCAGCTACCTGCTGTTCCTGGCGATCGCGCTGCTCAGCCTGCTGCAGTTCCGTCTGCTGCGCTCGAAGGATTGA